The DNA window CATCTAACCCTGCCTAGTGTGGAAGATGTGGCCGCCGGAGTCCGGGCCTCGGTCATCGCCGCCGAGAGCGGAGAGCTGGCACTGGGCCGGCCTTGGGCCGTAGAGCGGAGCCGATCCATGTCCCGGGCTAGACGGGAGCTCGATTGGGAGACCATGACCAGACTGGCCGTGGACCCGGACATGGTCGCCGCCCGACGTCAGGAGCACAGTAAGCGCGAGGAATGCGCCATGTGTGGCGAGTTCTGCGCCGTGAAGATGATGCGCTGACCATGTTCGGATTCGTCCGTTCGGCCAAGGACAAAACCCTGGCCCTTGTTCTGGAAAAGATATGTCACCGCCATCTTCGGGAGTACACCGATATGCTCGAAATCCGTCTTGATTCCGACCGCAGAACCCTGGTCGTCCAGGCCCTCCTCAAAGGCGAAAAGGAACCCGTTGAAATACGGGCCGAGGGCTACACCATAGAGGCCCGGGGCCAAGGGGGAGGAACCATCCGCTTCGACCGGGTCCGGGCCTCCCGGGAATGGCTCGACGCCGTAGTGGACCAGTACCTGAGTGGCCGGTCGTTTCCCCTGCCGCCCGATCTCCCGGTGGCCCTGCTCGAAAAACTGGTCTGAGCGCCCTCATTCAAGGGAACAAAGTGCAATGAACCCGAATATCATCATTCGAGGCGAGACCATGGCAGACTTGGACTCCATTGCCGAGGTGACCAAGGCCGCGTTCGAGACCCTGAAAATCAGCCGTCACACCGAGCACCTCATCATTGAGGCCCTTCGGACCGCCAAGGCCCTTACCGTCTCTCTGGTCGCCGAACTGGATGGCCGCATCGTTGGCCACATCGCCTTTTCTCCGGTGACCATATCCGACGGCTCCCGAGGCTGGTACGGGCTGGGGCCGGTTTCAGTCCTGCCCGGATTCCAACGTCAGGGCATCGGTGAAAGGCTCGTCCGGGAAGGAGTGTCGCGCCTTAAAGGCATGGAAGCCAAGGGCTGCTGCCTCGTGGGCCATCCTGAGTACTACCGGCGGCTCGGCTTTGAAAACGTTCCTGGGCTGGGCATTGAGGGTGTCCCCCAAGAGGTCTTCTTCGGCCTGTCGTTCGATGGCCGCATACCTCAGGGCCAAGTAGCCTTCCACGAAGGCTTTAAGGCCGAAGGGCCGCCACCTCATCAGGCCGCCCCTTTGCAGGACGCATGAACTTTGTCTGTCTAGCTGCCCACTGCGGGCGGCGGGGGAGTGGCCGCAACGAAACCCATAATGCTACGGACGCGTGGCACGCTTTGTGTATTGCCTTCCGCAGACCACGAACGACGAGGAGTCCGTCATGCCCCGTCCCTTTCAATTCCGCCTCGAAAAAGTCCTTGAATACCGTCGTCAGCTGGAGGAAACGGCCCAGCAAGTCCTGGCTCGGGCCCGCATGGATGAGGCCCGCCAGGAGGCCCGCCTCAGGGATTTGACCATCAGTCTCGAAGAGGGGGAAAAACGGCTTGCCTCCCAGTCCCGGCTGACTGCCGGGGACATTTGGCTCTGGCGCAATTACCGGACCAGGCTTCTGGACGAAATCCGCGAGGCCGAGGCCAGGTTGATCCAGATGGCCAGAATCGCCGAAAAACGGCGCCTCGAGGTGCTCAAGGCGTCCAAGGACAAGAAACTCCTCGAAAAACTCAAGGAAAAACAGGCAAAACGCCATGAGTGGGATCAACTGCACCGGGAACAGGAAGCCTTCGATGAAATGGCCACCATTCGTTTCTCGCATCAATCCCTGTAAGGTTTGGCGAGGCCTCGTCGCTCTGGCCGCAGTCAAGACCGTTCTGACCATAGCCGCAGCACTGAGCCTGCTGATCCCGACCCCCGACCCAGTCCCCCAGGCGTTCGGGCCCCGCCAAGCCACGGCCCAGGAGACTGCCGAGACTCCGGCCGAACCCGAAGCCGAAACCCGAACCGGGGATCCAACCCCGGTTTCGGCCCTTTTGCAGGAGCTTCGTCAGCGCGAAATGGCCCTGGACCGCCGGGAACAGGACCTCAAAGCCCTGGAATCTCGGGTCGACCGACGCATGGCAGAACTCCGCCAGATGGAGGCCTCCATCAAAAAAATGCTCGAAGAGGCCGATTCGGTCAAAAACGAGCGTATCCGCCATCTGGTCGGGGTCTACAGCAACATGAAGCCCAAGGAGGCGGCCAAGGTCATCGAGACCCTGGACCAGGACATTGCTGTCAAGATTCTGTCGGGCATGCAGGGCCGGATCGCAGGAGAAATCTTGTCTTTTGTCGAGACCCGAAAGGCTGCGGCTCTGACCGAGCAACTGACCAATCTCCAGGTGCCCTTCGCCAAGTGAGCCGAATCAAGATTGTCCTGGCCTATGTAGGCACCGGGTTCAACGGCTGGCAGATCCAGGCCGGCGGAAGGACCGTCCAAGGAGTAGTCGAGACCTGCCTGGCCCGACTCTGTGCGGACCGGATCCGGGTCCACGGTTCGGGCCGTACCGATAGCGGGGTCCACGCCCTGGGCCAAGTGGCCCATTTCGACCCTCCCGCCGAGCGATTCCATATTCCCTGGCAGCGGGCCTTGAACTCCGTTTTGCCTCCGGACATCTCCGTGATCCATTCCGAAACCGTAAACGATTCCTTTCACGCCCGATTCTCAGCCACGGCCAAGGAGTATTCCTACACGCTCTGGCTGGAACCGGACTTTGTCCTGCCCCAGCGAATGCCCTTTGTCTGGGCCGTCGGCCCTCTCGACGTCAATGCTATGGACGCGGCATCCAAATATCTGATAGGCGAGCACGATTTCTCCGCATTCCAGAATGTCGGAACCACGGTCTCCAGCACCCACCGGACCATTCACGCTCTGGACATTGATACCGGTCCCTCGGACCGGGAACTCGTTCTCCGATTCCGGGCTGACGGATTCCTCAAACAGATGGTCCGAAATCTCGTCGGACTCCTCCACGACGTGGGCCGTGGACGTACCAACCTCGATCGAGCCCGATCCATCCTGAAATCCGGCGACCGCGCCTTGGGCCCTGCCACCGCCCCAGCCAGGGGCCTCTGCCTGGAACGAGTCTTCTACCCGGAAGACGAGATCCCCATACGCCCATGACCGGCATCCCCAGCCCTGTATATCCCAGCCCTGTTGACAGTTCCCATCCATCAGAGAATATTCTGCGAACGTCGTTCAATGATGCGTCCCCGGAGATTATTCCCACAGGCTCCGCAACCGTCTTGCAGGAGAAAGAAATCATGAAAAGACGTCTGATCCCTCTGGTCCTCGTCGTCCTTCTGCTCACACCCGCCCTGGCCCTGGCCCTAAGCGAGGAAACCTTCAAAGTCGATACCACGGCCGATCTAGTCGGCCTCTGTTCGGCTCCGGTCAGCAACCCCCTGCACAAAGGGGCGCACAACTTCTGCCTTGGATTTCTTGAGGGTGCCTACCACTACCACGTGGTGGCCAACATGGGCCCTTCAGGTCGCCGTCTGGTCTGCCTCCCCGATTCGGCTCCCCGGCGGGACGCCGTGGCCTCCCGCTTTGTCGAATGGGCCGGGCAGCACCCCGAATATCTCTCCGAGGAGCCCGTGGACTCGTGGTTCAGATTCCTTATCGAAACCTACCCATGCCCCGAATAGAACCCATTCCGGAATTCCGGTCATCATTTTAAGCCGGGAAAAAAAGGAGGCTGCCATGAAAAAAGCATTGATCGCCATCGCCCTGGCCGGATTTCTGGCTGTGGCCGGTTGCGCTGGAATGAGCCAGACCGAGCAGCGAACTCTGAGCGGAGGGGCCATTGGC is part of the Deltaproteobacteria bacterium genome and encodes:
- a CDS encoding phosphomethylpyrimidine synthase, which produces HLTLPSVEDVAAGVRASVIAAESGELALGRPWAVERSRSMSRARRELDWETMTRLAVDPDMVAARRQEHSKREECAMCGEFCAVKMMR
- a CDS encoding N-acetyltransferase; protein product: MNPNIIIRGETMADLDSIAEVTKAAFETLKISRHTEHLIIEALRTAKALTVSLVAELDGRIVGHIAFSPVTISDGSRGWYGLGPVSVLPGFQRQGIGERLVREGVSRLKGMEAKGCCLVGHPEYYRRLGFENVPGLGIEGVPQEVFFGLSFDGRIPQGQVAFHEGFKAEGPPPHQAAPLQDA
- the fliJ gene encoding flagellar export protein FliJ, which translates into the protein MPRPFQFRLEKVLEYRRQLEETAQQVLARARMDEARQEARLRDLTISLEEGEKRLASQSRLTAGDIWLWRNYRTRLLDEIREAEARLIQMARIAEKRRLEVLKASKDKKLLEKLKEKQAKRHEWDQLHREQEAFDEMATIRFSHQSL
- a CDS encoding DUF3552 domain-containing protein, yielding MKWPPFVSRINPCKVWRGLVALAAVKTVLTIAAALSLLIPTPDPVPQAFGPRQATAQETAETPAEPEAETRTGDPTPVSALLQELRQREMALDRREQDLKALESRVDRRMAELRQMEASIKKMLEEADSVKNERIRHLVGVYSNMKPKEAAKVIETLDQDIAVKILSGMQGRIAGEILSFVETRKAAALTEQLTNLQVPFAK
- the truA gene encoding tRNA pseudouridine(38-40) synthase TruA, with translation MSRIKIVLAYVGTGFNGWQIQAGGRTVQGVVETCLARLCADRIRVHGSGRTDSGVHALGQVAHFDPPAERFHIPWQRALNSVLPPDISVIHSETVNDSFHARFSATAKEYSYTLWLEPDFVLPQRMPFVWAVGPLDVNAMDAASKYLIGEHDFSAFQNVGTTVSSTHRTIHALDIDTGPSDRELVLRFRADGFLKQMVRNLVGLLHDVGRGRTNLDRARSILKSGDRALGPATAPARGLCLERVFYPEDEIPIRP